In the Brassica napus cultivar Da-Ae chromosome A7, Da-Ae, whole genome shotgun sequence genome, one interval contains:
- the LOC106358169 gene encoding auxin efflux carrier component 7, whose protein sequence is MITWHDLYTVLTAVIPLYVAMILAYGSVRWWKIFSPDQCSGINRFVAIFAVPLLSFHFISTNNPYAMNLRFIAADTLQKLIMLSLLTLWANFTRAGSLEWSITIFSLSTLPNTLVMGIPLLIAMYGEYSGSLMVQVVVLQCIIWYTLLLFLFEYRGAKILIMEQFPETAASIVSFKVESDVVSLDGHDFLETDAEVGDDGKLHVTVRKSNASRRSFCGPNMTPRPSNLTGAEIYSLSTTPRGSNFNHSDFYSVMGFSGGRLSNFGPADMYSVQSSRGPTPRPSNFDESCGMVSSPRFGYYPGPTGSYPAPNPEFSAASKSHHTGGKSNSHDAKELHMFVWGSNGSPVSDRPGLPLSGGSNEQAGISDQGAKEIRMLVSDPPEAAPTNGDFGGEEESGKVKEVPNGLHKLRCNSTAELNPKEAVETGETGQGKHMPPTSVMTRLILIMVWRKLIRNPNTYSSLIGLIWALVAFRWNVAMPKIIQGSISILSDAGLGMAMFSLGLFMALQPKLIACGNSTATFAMAVRFLTGPAVMAVAAMAIGLRGDLLRVAIVQAALPQGIVPFVFAKEYNVHPAILSTGVIFGMLIALPITLVYYILLGL, encoded by the exons ATGATCACCTGGCACGACCTCTACACTGTCCTCACGGCGGTGATCCCACTCTACGTCGCCATGATCCTCGCATACGGCTCCGTCCGGTGGTGGAAAATCTTCTCGCCGGACCAATGCTCCGGAATAAACCGCTTCGTCGCGATATTCGCCGTCCCTCTCCTCTCCTTCCACTTCATCTCCACCAACAACCCTTACGCCATGAACCTCCGCTTCATCGCCGCCGACACGCTCCAGAAGCTGATCATGCTCTCCCTCCTCACCCTCTGGGCCAACTTCACTCGCGCGGGCAGCCTCGAGTGGAGCATCACCATCTTCTCCCTCTCCACGCTCCCCAACACGCTCGTCATGGGCATCCCTCTGCTGATCGCCATGTACGGCGAGTACTCCGGCTCCCTCATGGTGCAAGTCGTCGTTCTCCAGTGTATAATCTGGTACACgctcctcctcttcttgttcGAGTACAGAGGGGCCAAGATTCTGATCATGGAGCAGTTCCCGGAGACGGCCGCTTCGATAGTTTCTTTCAAAGTCGAGTCCGACGTCGTTTCGTTGGACGGGCATGATTTTCTTGAGACTGACGCTGAGGTTGGAGACGACGGGAAGTTACACGTCACGGTGAGGAAGTCGAACGCTTCCCGGAGATCTTTTTGCGGTCCGAATATGACTCCGCGTCCGTCGAATCTCACCGGAGCTGAGATTTATAGTCTCAGCACGACGCCGAGAGGTTCTAATTTTAACCACTCGGATTTTTACTCGGTGATGGGATTTTCCGGTGGCCGGCTCTCGAACTTCGGTCCGGCGGATATGTATTCTGTTCAGTCGTCGAGGGGGCCCACTCCGAGACCTTCGAATTTCGATGAGAGTTGTGGGATGGTTTCTTCTCCTAGATTCGGGTATTACCCGGGTCCAACCGGGTCGTACCCGGCTCCGAACCCGGAATTCTCCGCCGCTAGTAAAAGCCATCATACCGGAGGGAAGTCGAATAGTCATGATGCTAAGGAGCTTCATATGTTTGTGTGGGGATCCAACGGGTCACCCGTTTCGGATAGACCGGGTCTTCCACTATCCGGAGGATCTAATGAACAAGCGGGAATATCTGATCAAGGAGCGAAAGAGATCCGGATGTTAGTCTCTGATCCTCCAGAAGCTGCTCCGACTAATGGAGACTTTGGCGGCGAGGAAGAGTCAGGGAAGGTGAAGGAAGTGCCAAACGGGCTGCACAAGCTTCGGTGTAACTCCACGGCGGAGCTTAACCCTAAAGAAGCGGTGGAAACGGGTGAAACCGGACAGGGAAAACATATGCCGCCGACGAGTGTGATGACTCGGCTGATACTGATTATGGTGTGGAGGAAACTGATCAGGAACCCAAACACTTACTCTAGTCTCATTGGTCTAATTTGGGCTCTTGTGGCCTTCAG GTGGAATGTGGCAATGCCTAAAATCATTCAAGGATCAATCTCAATTCTCTCTGATGCTGGTCTCGGTATGGCAATGTTCAGTTTAG GGTTGTTCATGGCGTTGCAACCTAAGTTAATAGCTTGCGGAAattctacagcaacttttgcaATGGCGGTGAGGTTCTTGACTGGACCAGCAGTAATGGCCGTTGCAGCCATGGCTATTGGATTACGGGGAGATCTATTACGCGTGGCCATAGTTCAA GCTGCATTGCCACAAGGAATCGTGCCATTTGTGTTTGCAAAAGAATACAATGTTCATCCGGCAATCTTAAGTACAGG GGTAATATTTGGAATGCTTATCGCACTACCGATCACACTTGTTTACTACATTCTACTCGGGCTATAA